The following coding sequences lie in one Cloeon dipterum chromosome 1, ieCloDipt1.1, whole genome shotgun sequence genomic window:
- the LOC135934371 gene encoding putative defense protein 1, whose translation MRAFAVALFSGLVALAAGYGGGAPEGACGDMVPQHHTPPQTSESPYTISVNKNSVRPKEKVYVTLSSKQGDTFKGFFIQARVGDTAVGKFDAAAGVKLVNCGNGVASAATHENSKEKTKVTVAWEAPPELSETVIFTVTTAKDGGTFWVAQKAAPLRVQ comes from the exons ATGAGAGCTTTTGCAGTCGCCCTGTTCAGCGGGCTGGTGGCCCTGGCTGCCGGCTATGGTGGCGGAGCCCCAGAAGGCGCTTGCGGGGACATGGTGCCCCAGCATCACACCCCGCCCCAGACGAGCGAGTCGCCGTACACAATCAGCGTCAACAAAAACTCCGTCAGACCGAAGGAAAAGGTTTATG TGACCCTGAGTAGCAAACAGGGCGACACCTTCAAGGGCTTTTTCATCCAGGCCCGAGTTGGCGACACCGCCGTAGGCAAGttcgacgccgccgccggagTCAAACTCGTCAATTGCGGAAACGGAGTTGCT AGCGCAGCCACTCACGAAAACTCGAAGGAGAAGACCAAGGTCACCGTCGCCTGGGAGGCTCCCCCTGAGCTCTCCGAGACCGTCATTTTcac cGTGACCACTGCCAAGGACGGAGGTACCTTCTGGGTTGCCCAGAAGGCTGCTCCTCTCAGGGTTCAG TGA
- the slmo gene encoding protein slowmo: protein MRVWTSEHIFDHPWETVTKAAWRKYPNPMNPAVIGTDVIEREVKDGILHSHRLVSSKWYFPSWARKIIGSANVCYASEWSQVDPANRLMTLKTRNLTFGRFISWDEQMSYNPHPTDPEKTLLRQEAVISVQGVPLTSYIEEMLTSRVSANASKGRLAIEWVISKLDAEVKEIKHEVKEFTSHARKSTDDFIKTAKLSLDNLSAKTEGQHQ, encoded by the exons ATGCGTGTCTGGACATCAGAGCACATTTTCGA CCACCCGTGGGAGACGGTGACGAAGGCGGCGTGGCGCAAATATCCAAACCCCATGAACCCGGCGGTGATCGGCACTGATGTCATCGAACGGGAGGTCAAGGACGGCATACTGCACTCACACCGGTTGGTCAGCTCCAAGTGGTACTTCCCCTCGTGGGCCCGAAAG ATCATAGGTTCAGCCAACGTTTGCTACGCCAGCGAGTGGTCTCAGGTTGATCCTGCAAATAGGTTGATGACCCTGAAAACCAGAAAT CTAACTTTTGGCCGCTTCATCTCCTGGGACGAACAAATGAGTTACAACCCACACCCAACTGACCCGGAAAAAACTCTGCTGCGACAAGAGGCGGTCATATCTGTCCAGGGAGTCCCTCTAACTAGTTACATCGAGGAAATGCTCACAAGCAGGGTATCAGCTAATGCAAgcaag GGGCGGTTAGCAATAGAGTGGGTAATAAGCAAACTGGATGCGGAAGTGAAGGAAATCAAACATGAAGTGAAAGAGTTCACAAGCCACGCGCGCAAATCGACCGACGACTTCATCAAGACTGCCAAGCTGTCGTTGGATAACCTTTCAGCCAAGACTGAGGGCCAGCATCAATAG